The DNA region CAGCTTCTTCATTCCGCTTTGTACAAGTTTACGAAGACCAGTTCTCCCGATCCATGGATCAGTCTTTTGGACATCAAGAGATTTGAGATTAGTGATAATAGATGAAGGGATCTCCACCAGATCTGAGCAATGACTGAGATTCAAATTTTGGAGTTTAATTGCATTTCCAATAGAGGAAGAGAGTTTCACCAGACTTGAGCTGTCTGTGAGTTCCAGTTCATATAGATTAGTGGCCGTTGAGAAATCAAGAAGCTCCTTCAAATAGCTCAATTCTATCCACTTGAGATTGAGCGGCTGTAATGACAAATAAAGGAAACAAACAATAACAACACATTGACACCATTAGTATTATACACATAAGAAAACTGGTTACATAGGCATAACTTAGGTAATTATTTTCAAAGGAAAATTATTACTTACTTTAGTTTCTCCCCACAATTTCTCAAGCTTGCTAAATGGCATCTCTAGTCTGACTTGAAACGTTGGATTAAAACTTGAAGGAAAACATGTCATCTGGAACACCGGCCAACTTAGTACACTTAGTTTTCGGGATATGTAATTCATACTTTGCAGATTAACGCCATTTCTTTTGGTCCTTAAGAATTGATGATTAGACAATCTTATAAAGTCTCTTTCACTTGCACATGTTATCTTCTCATCAAGATCTCTTCCAATGACACTGCTACCAACCTATAAAATAGCCCaatgaaacataaataaatagagATGGTTAGTTATTAAACAATGATCAGTGCAATGAAGTTATCAATCTCAAATCTTACGGCTTTATCATCAATGAGCACTTCACCAACATCGATGGCTTCATTCAAAAGTTGACGATTTCCAGGCTCCCTATCAGACTGTTCTCGCATAATTTTTCTTCCCAGTTGGATCAACAAATTAGACATATTTGTCCTTCCCGAATCCATAGATATGAGAGATTTTTCAGCTAGGACGTATAGCCCATGTCTCACATCCAAATAACATTGTCTAGACGGCCTTCTACTATATCAACTTTTTCATAATGAAAAAAACAGGCTATTTGAAGAAATAAACTTTTATCTTCATCACGTAAGGCATCATaactaaactctaaaatacTGGCAATTTCACCATCTCGGTCAAGGTGCTTCCTTAACCTTGGTAGTGTATCTATCCAATCTTGCTCAGACATTCCTCGAAAATATGATCCCATAACCCTTAACCCCAATGGAAGTCTACCTACAAGACTCCTAACTTCAGAAGCAAGCTCTCTCAAATCATCTTTAGGGTCTTTCTGACCAAAAGCATACATGCAGAACATTTGAAGAGCTTCATCATTTGATGGTAAATCGACATTGTATATATGGTTGATCCCACTTgcttttaaaatcttttgattttGGGTTGTGATGATAATCCGACTCCCAGGACCAAACCAACAAGTTTCTTTCGCCATGGCTTCCAGTTGTATTAACTGATCCACATCATCAAGGACAACAAGAACTTTCTTGTCTTTCAACCTGTCTTTGACAACTCCTAAATGTGGAACCTTAATACATGTTGGGTTCCTTCTAGATGGAGGAAACCCATTGGGTTTGGTTGGTGATAACCAAACTTGGAAGTTGGGCCATTGGTATTAGTCCATGAGATTAGTATTGGGCCTTGGAGGTTATTAGGGTTAGTGAGATACCATATAAAGTCTCTTAACCTAATTTGTGCTAGACACAGCAGACATaacacaagaaaagaaagaagagtactcaagaagactcttaagacaaaagagagaaaaaggagagaagaaggCAGATTTCGTCTGGGTTTGTCAAGGCAGATTTGGAGGGTCAAACGGATCTTGATCGGGCTGATATTTTGTGGGAAGCTTCTTCAGTCAGTGGGTTAGAGGTTCACCGAAGGGATTTGGATTCTAACGGTTGGATCTTCTGTTATCTGGGTTTTCGTGAAGCTGGTCGTCACAGTTTTTCAGCAGAGCTGTCTTGAGTGTTTGGTAAATCCGACGGTGAGATCTTCTCTGATTGAGCTGAGATTTGGCAGACGTGTTGTGGACTTGTTCATCTTGGATTTGTACGGTGGGATTAGTCTCTGGTTGCCGGAATCCTTGTGAGCTGAGGTCGTCTTGTTGCTGCCGGTTTTGAAGCTTTGTGTTGCTCTCTTGTTGTTGTAGTATCTTGTGTTGGAGATAGCTCTTTGTAGCTAGAGTCTCTGTTCTGTTCAGGTTGTTGAACAGGGAGGACGTGGTTGTACTCacatacatttatatagtggattGTTGAGTGGACTACGGTCCCGTGGTTTTTCCTTCTCACATCGAGGAGGTTTTCCACGTAAAAAGTGCTTGTCTCATTTAGTTTCTGCTTATACTATATTCTGCTATCGTCGAAGTATTTTCCTCACAGGTTCACACAAGGTCAAGGGAAACACGACCGTTAAGTTCCGCTGCGCCGTGTGCCTTTATTTCCCCAACagagtggtatcagagcttctgGTTTTAGGGCTTTGGGTTTGATAACTTCGGGTTATTGTTGCTTGTGTGAATGATGGAGAATATGGGCAGGATGGAAAATATGGGCAGGATGATAAGCTTGAATGGTGCTAACTATCATCTATGGAAGGGCAAGATGGAGGATTTGCTCTTTGTTAAAGAATTCCATGTTCCTGTCTTCGAGGAGAAGAAACCTGAGAAGAAGACGGATGAAGAGTGGAAGCTGCAGCATCGCCAAGTGTGTGGGTTGATAAGGCAGTGGGTAGATGATAATGTGTTGCATCATATTGAGACTGAGACGGATGCTCGTTCTTTGTGGAAGAAGCTGGAGCAGTTATATGCTAGGAAGACCGGAAATAACAAGATGTACATGATCAAGAAGTTGATTGAGCTGAGGTATCAGGAGGGGACTCCGATGACAGATCACTTGAATGCGTTTCAGGGATTACTCAACAAGCTGTCTGATATGGGCATCAAGTTTGATGATGAGATTCACGGTCTGTGGCTTCTCGGTACTTTACCGGATTCTTGGGAGGTTTTCAGGATGTCTCTTTGTAACTCCGCGTCGGAAGGTGTTATTTCGATGGATTCAGTGAAGAACAGTGTTCTTAATGAAGAAGCAAGAAGGCAGTCGAATGCTAGCAGTTCGCGTTCAGATGTTTTTGTTACTGAGTCAAGGGGGAGGAGTTCAAGTAGAGATCCCAAGAGGGATAAGAACAGGAGCAGGAGCAAGTCTAATAGATTTGCAAATATGGAGTGCTATTTCTGTCATAAGAAAGGGCACATGAAGAAAGATTGCTGGAAGTTGAAAAACAAGCAGCAAGGAAATCAAGAAGAAAAGGTGGATCGGGTGACAATCACCGAAGATCAGTTTCTCATTCTTCTTGAGGGTGATGCCATTAATGTCGCATGCCAGGACACCAGTTGGGTGATTGATAGTGGAGCTACTACTCATGCCACATCACAGCGGGATTTGTTTTCTACCTATACTACGGGTAATTATGGTTCTGTGAAGATGGGGAATGATGCGATGGCTCAGGTTGCTGGCATTGGTGATGTTTGCTTGGAGACTAGTCTTGGTACTAGGTTGGTGCTTAAGGATGTTAAGCATGTTCCAGATATTCGGATGAATCTGATATCGACGGGAAGACTTGATGATGAGGGTTATTTCAGTTTGCACGGTGGTGGTAAATGGAAGCTCTCTCGTGGTTCTTTGATTGTGGCTCGAGGTGAGAAGTCTTCATCTTTCTATTGGATGCAGGCTAAGGTCTCCAAGGATGTTGTTAATGCGGTGGAGAATGATAATGCCATAGAGCTATGGCATAAGAGACTCGGTCACATGAGTGAGAAGGGAATGGCTGTGTTGTCTAAGAATGAGGTGATTCCAGGAATCTCTGGTTTGCACCTGCAGAAGTGTTCGCATTGCTTTGCGGGAAAACAACACAGGGTATCTTTCAAGTCTTCTGCGCCTTCTAGGAAACCCGAGGTACTGGATTTGGTACATTCAGATGTGTGTGGTCCAATGAAGACAAGATCTCTTGGTGGCGCATCATATTTcgtgactttcattgatgatcATTCAAGAAAGTTGTGGGTATTTTCTATGAGGACGAAGAATCAGGTGCTGGAATATTTCAAGCATTTTGTGGCGTTGGTAGAGAGACAAACGGGGAAGAAGCTGAAGTGTATCCGCagtgataatggtggagagtacatcGGACCATTTGATGCTTATTGCAAAGAACATGGAATAAGGCATCAGTTCACGCCGCCTTATACTCCACAGTTGAACGGGTTGGCTGAAAGGATGAACAGGACGATTGTCGAGAGGATGAGATGTTTGATCTCACAGTCAGGCTTATCGATGACTTTCTGGGCAGAAGCTTTGAACACGGTGGTTCATGTGCTGAATTTGTCACCAAGTGCTCCATTGGAAGGTGATATTCCAGAGAGGGTTTGGACTGGTAAGGATGTTTCTTACAGTCACTTGAGGGTCTTTGGGTGTAAGGCATTTGTTCATATTCCCAAGGTTGATAGATCAAAGCTTGAGATGAAGTCGCGGCAGTGTGTGTTCATCGGTTATGGTCTGAATGAGTTCGGGTACAGATTTTATGATCCCGTTGAGAGGAAGCTCGTAAGGAGCAGAGATGTTGTGTTCATGGAAGATCAAACGATTAAGGACATTGAAAAGTCCAAAATTCCAACTCAGGTTTATGAAGGTTTGATCGATATAGAGGCTACTCCTTCTACATCAGTCCACGGTGAAGTTGAGGTTGAGGTTCAGGATGGTACACCCGGTGCAGATGCTCCCGCACATGAAGATGGCAATGGTGATCATGGTGACGATCATGGTGAGACACCAGCTGCTGAGAACCAACCTACTGTTGTTAGAAGATCCACAAGGGGTCTTAAGCCGTCGACAAGGTATGATCCTAGTGAGTATGTGCTACTTACTGATGGGGGAGAGCCTGAAAGCTATTATGAAGCTTTGGAGGATGAGCACAAGGATCTGTGGTTTGGAGCCATGGATGAGGAGATGGATTCTTTTGAAGAGAATCACACTTTTGAGTTGGTGGAATTGCCTAAGGGCAAGAAGGTTTTGCTTAATATGTGGGTGTACAGAATTAAGCATGAGGATGGAAAGCCACCTCGATACAAGGCTAGATTGGTTGTGAAAGGTTACAGCCAGAAGAAGGGGATTGATtatgatgaaatattttctcCTGTTGTGAAGATGTCATCCATTCGGNNNNNNNNNNNNNNNNNNNNNNNNNNNNNNNNNNNNNNNNNNNNNNNNNNNNNNNNNNNNNNNNNNNNNNNNNNNNNNNNNNNNNNNNNNNNNNNNNNNNAGATATCTATGTTGAGGTAAAATGTcaaccctgaagtagtcgctgacgtagttgctgaaggagACGTCTTGTTGAGtgatgaagaccatgtggaatcgagatgctgagctggagtcaacagacttggagagcaagagagtatcTTGAAGATATGGAAAAAAGAATAAACTTGAGAAGCAaatttatgacttaaaggaaaatgaataagtgcattccaagaaaaggaaagttgcacttattgttatggaagatgtccatattcatGTTGCTTTGAAAATTAGGTTTTAGGAACGTggagaataatataaaatagctaTGGAGTCATCTGTATGAAGatagagacacagaggctgagtttatagagagagagagaagctcttggaagtgttctgagTCGTGCTGAAATagtggctgaagtacttgacgaaGGAGATATATAAGCGGTGTAGCTTAGGAATCTTTCAgtagcgtgtgttagggtgttaacactaTACGTGTAAAAGCCGAATTAAGCAGATCttgtaatagattgtttaaagaagattctaataaagcatagtggttgcttgttttgttgtgtctATTGATTTAATTTCTGTAGTACTATTGGGGTTCTCCTTTTGttccaacaagtggtatcagagcgggtcacctaagttactggtgagGATCCCGAAGGCAAGAAGAAAGAAGGGAAGATAAAGTACAGCAGAAAGCATGGTGGTTGAGTTTATGCTAGATCCAGAACAATATGGGCATTGGAAAGCAAAGATGAAGGCAAGCTTACAAAGTATTGATATGGATGTTTGGGCATCAGTAGAAGATGGCTATGAAGTTCCCAAGACAGTAGATAAAGATGGTGTTGTGGTCAACAAACCATTGGCTAAATGGACAAAGCGTGAGAAGGATATGTCAAGGCACAAtgcaaaagctttatttggtatttttacaTCAGTCACAAAGAAGCAGCTAGATCTTATTCAAGGATGCAAGAATGCAAAAGAGGCGTGGGATATTCTGCAATTACACTTTGAAGGAACTGAGAAGGTTAAGAGCTTAAGGATGGATtttctcaaatcaaaatttgagaacttgaagatgaaagaACATGAATCTGTATCAGATTTTAGTTCTCAACTCAGTGGGTTAGCACAAGAGGCTCGTGTTCTGGGCATGGAATACAAGGACAAGAAACTGGTGAAGAAGTTTTTAAGGTGTCTACCAGAAAGATTCACAGCTTATAAAGCAGCAATGTTTGTGTCTCTTGACATAGATAAATTCAGCTTTCATGAAGTTGTAGGGATGTTAAAAGCTCATGAGATGGAGCTTGATGACGTGGAGAATCATACTGAAGTGAATTTGGCAGATGATGAAACAACAAGTCAAAAATCAGAGAATGAAGATGAGGTGATCAAGATGATTCGCGTGCTTCACCAAGTACTACAGGAAATGATAAAGTGGCAAGGACATGAGAAAGTTGGTTTGAGAAAGCGAAGACATGAAGCTGGCGAGCAATGTGTCAACACAGAGGTGCAATGTTACAAATGCAGAGGATATGGGCACTTCAAAAGGGAGTGTCCAACTTTCAAGAGACTAAGATTCAAAAGCTTTGAGGGTAATGAATTTGGTAATGCTCAGAAGAAATGTGACAATTTACTGAAGCAAAAGAATAACAGTGACGTCAAGAATGAATCTGATATTGATTCATATGATAGTGAAGAGTTGAAGAACTTGGTGGCGTTTACAACTTTCGAGTATGGTTCTAAGACGAAATCTGCGGCGGGATCTGCATCAGCATCTGTGACAGGGGCTTCATGtggaagtgatgatgatgatggggaTTTTGATCTTGCTGAGAATTCTGGAAAACTGTATGAGAATTGGCTCAAACAGGTTGAGGCGAATTCAGAGTTGACAAAGGAGAAGGTCAAGCTAGAAGCTCAAGTTGCTGAAGCACTTAAGTATGcttcagagaaagaagaagaagcacgacAGATTAGTGCTCAACTTGCAGAGACTCAGAAGGGTTTGATGATGCTGAATGGTGGGACGAAGCAGCTAGATCATCTTCTCAGTATTGGGAAAAGTGATCGATGTGGCCTTGGATATCAAGGAGAAAGTTCTACAGCTAAAGGTATTTTTGTATCATCAGGAAAAACTAGGGTTTTAGCTACGTCTGCTACAAGACCAGGGGCTAAAGTGTCTACAAAGAAGACATCCAATGGAAAGACTACAATGAAGACTGTAACTGATGTGAAGAACACGACTGCTACACGTACTGCTACGGCAACTGCTATGGTGACTGCTCCAAAGAGAGTTTCTAGATTGAAGAGTGCAACTCAATGGAAGTTTCGGCCTGTTTGTCATCATTGTGGTGTTATTGGGCACATTAGGCCAAGGTGTTACAATTTATTGAGGGAGAAGAATCAAACGGTGAAAGCTTATGGTATGAGGAGACATTGTCATATATGTTATTCTTGTGGAGTTCAAGGACATATTCGACGTGAGTGTTTCAAGTCTGTTCAAAGGGCTAATCATGGAGGATTTGGGCTCAGGAATAAGTGGTCTAGGAGATTTTATCACTATGGAGAGGGTGGAATGAGATTTCCTCCTTACTTTAGAGGATATAAATcttcatattagtttttgaccatgatgtgactcatagggGGAGAATGAATACGTGATTTTCTATCTAGAGGTGATGAGTTCACATACATAGTCAAAAAGGAGGAGATAAGTATTAGTTCGCGGagtactacaggaggtagtacGTAACATGTTACACGAAGCTGGAGTTATATTAGAGTACGTGTGTTGATTGCCTGAGCttggaaaaggaaagaagatacgTGCCTTATGAGAAAGATAAACCTCTTAGAATAAAGAGAGAGGTTTCCTTAGTGTGTGTTActgcttggtgtcgaagcagtgtTTGAAGTAGTTCATAATGGAGTCCGATGTGAACTTAGTTTTATGGCATTGGAGTTGACGTTCTGTgtggtggagttagccatcgtgtgGAGCTCGTGGTGAGCGTGTGGTGCGTTGAAGATAACATGCTCTTGGTGTCACTGGTGTGCGTTAggtgctgacgtacttggtgaagtacttccgagaagtggacAAGATTGAAGCATAGACTCAGGGGAGTTTGTCTATAAGGCTTGACATTTAAGCATCtgtgttttagcttagtatgcaatcaagcagggggagaatggtgacgttctggtacaaggagtgcatatctcgtgggggagaagagTATGGTGGATGACGTCCTGATGTAGATTGTGCttatctcatgggggagaaaagcatggtGTGGTGCACATCCCGTGGGGGAGAAAAACACAATTAGCATGGAAGCTTCCAGGTGGGAAAcatggttgttgaaccagaacGGTATTGTGCTTGattggcacacaaagctaaaagggggagattgttgatgtaaaatgtcaaccctgaagtagtcgctaacgtagttgctgaaggagACGTCTTGTTGAGtgatgaagaccatgtggaatcgagatgctgagctggagtcaacAGACTTAGAAAGCAAGAGAGTATCTTGAAGATAtggaaagaggaataaacttgagaagcaagtttatgacttaaaggaaaaGGAAtcagtgcattccaagaaaaggaaagttgcacttattgatatggaagatgtccatattcatGTTGTCTTGGAAActaggtttcaggaacgtggagaATGATATAAAGCTATGGAGTCGTCTGTATGAAGATAAagacacagaggctgagtttatagagagagagagagaagctcttggaagtgttctgagtcgtgctgaagcagtggctgaagtacttgacgaaGGAGATATATAAGCGGTGTAGCTTAGGAATCTTTCAgtagcgtgtgttagggtgttaacactagacgtgtaaaagctgaattaagcagatcttgtaatagattgtttaaagaagattctaataaagcatagtggttgcttgttttgttgtgtctctCGGTTTACTTTCTGTAGTACTATTGGGGTTCCCCTTTTGTTCCAACAATCTATTCAACAGACTCTCATAGCATTTCCAACAGAGTGTATTTATAGATAATATCAAAACAAAGTATGCAATACCAACTTCTTCTGATGACTACAGTGTGAAGTTGGATTTACAGAAGAAGTTTATGTCTCAACTAACCAATGAGACGAATATCAAGGTTCCACATTTGGGAGTCGTCAAAGACAGGTTGAAAGACAAGAAAGTTCTTGTCGTCCTTGATGATGTGGATCGGTCTGTACAACTAGAAGCCATGGCGAAAGAAACAAGTTGGTTTGGTCCTGGGAGTCGGATTATAATCACAACACAAGATCAAAAGGTTTTACAAGCAAGTGGGATCAAGCATATACACAAGCTAAAATTACCATCAGATGATGAGGCTCTTCAAATGTTTTGCATGTATGCTTTTGGTcaaaaaaaccctaaatatgGTTTCAAGAAGCTTGCTTGTGAAGTTAGGAATCTTGTAGGTGGACTTCCATTGGGGCTGAGGGTTATGGGATCCTATTTTCGGGGAATGTCAGAGCATGGTTGGACAGAGGCACTATCAAGGTTAAGGATTCACCTTGACCGTGATGGAGAAATTATGagcattttaaaatttagttatgatGCTTTAAATGATAAAGATAAaagattatttctttatttagcCTGCTTTTTCAGTGGTCGCCCAATTGATATGGTGGAAAAATgtctagaaaatatttttgaggATGTGAGACAAGGGCTTCGTGTCTTATCTGAAAAATCTCTCATATATAGCCAATCAGGATTGATAATGATGTCTACGTTGCTATTCCAACTAGGAAGACAAATTGTGCGGAAAGAATCTATTAGTGATCCTGGAAAACGCCGGTTTTTGTTTGATGCAATGGATATTGGTGAAGTACTTAGTGATGATAATGCAGTAAGTTTTGATATTGTATTTTCATTGGAGTGCTCTCTAAAATGTGAGATTATTTAATAACTAACCATCCTCTATCTATGGTTTATTGGGTTGTTTTACAGGGTAATAGCAGTGTGATAGGAATAGATTTTGCGTGGATTAAGGACATAACATGGACAAGTAAAAGAGCCTTTGAAAGATTTTCTAATCTTCAATTCTTAAGAATCCTTCGCAGAGACATTATGAATCCGCTAAGTCTGAACTACATATCGCGGAAACTTAAAGTACTGATTTGGCCACAGTTTCCCATGTCATGTTTTCCGTCAAGTTTTAATCCAGAGTTGCTCGTCTACCTATACGCACCAAGTAGCAAGCTTGAGAAATTGTGG from Raphanus sativus cultivar WK10039 chromosome 8, ASM80110v3, whole genome shotgun sequence includes:
- the LOC108838980 gene encoding disease resistance protein TAO1; translation: MDSGRTNMSNLLIQLGRKIMREQSDREPGNRQLLNEAIDVGEVLIDDKAVGSSVIGRDLDEKITCASERDFIRLSNHQFLRTKRNGVNLQSMNYISRKLSVLSWPVFQMTCFPSSFNPTFQVRLEMPFSKLEKLWGETKPLNLKWIELSYLKELLDFSTATNLYELELTDSSSLVKLSSSIGNAIKLQNLNLSHCSDLVEIPSSIITNLKSLDVQKTDPWIGRTGLRKLVQSGMKKLKSLPPLPLPLPLPLPLPLPLPLPLPLPLPLPLPLPLPDIHLSFLNYFKLNQEAKDLIIQTPSNEYAIFPGGEVPQCFTYRSFGSSVTVKLNQKPIDTSTKFKACIVCAGEDEKGFREWERASVCCSITTSGGIALCSCLKIIEQFLPGNLYTFEFEVETEEVTSTELVFQFEVDYADLIKKGKTLEIKKCGVMLVNMIESFGDENSGGALDGARGSADPYQLLYFI